TTGGCACTTGATCCGTGGCACTTAGCCCGTGATATGCGAACGTGGGAGCCTGACAGGAGTTGAGGATGCAGCAGATGACAGGAGATGGCCAACAGCGGCCGCATCGTGGCGATGCAGATATGGATGGAGAGAGTTGGGAGCGTGGCCAACAGCTGATGGCCCAGAAACACAGCCCAATTCCAGCCCGTCGGTAACACTAGGAGCGAGTGTGCTTGGGCGACGAGCTGGTGCGGGTCGGGTCTGGTTTCAGCGAAGGCATTCTCAGATGAAACCGAACCAACAACAGATGAGGCTCCAATCGTCTCAGGCATGCCAGCACTGCCACAGCAACCCACCAACGCACTAGACGAGTACATCTAGTCGTCCATACCAATGGATCCCGACAGAGCGTCTATCAGTCGAGTTGGGTCGGCGAGTATAGCTTCAACAAGCGCCCGTAGGCTGAAGCATGACAGAGGAGCCGCCCAAGAGCCGCCCGTTCGCGTGCCCTGCGATGACCTATTTCCATCCTCACCCCAGAAAGAGGCTAACCTCACGGCGTGTAGGTGTATTAGACGCCCGAACAAGGGTCAGACGTGCGGTTCATGAAACTGGGCGCTTGCGGGGTGAGAGTGGAGGGGGTTGAAAGGCATGTAAGCGCCTGGGTTGGGTATCATGTTTCACGCAGGATCCGAAACGATTACAGTAGACCTCGCGCCCGGAAGCGTTATTCTGCCGGGCGGGCGAGCGGGCGCGTCTTACAGGGGAAACGCTGTTCGTGCTTCTACATGTACATTACATGTTGGGGGTTGCTTGGAGGCGCTTGGAGGTGCATATTGGGGGGAGAGGCAGCCAAACAGACGGGGTCTAGGCGATCTAAGCGCCCAACGCCAAAAATAATTCCGAACGATTTTTTGGTTACCAGCGAAAATGCTCGAGAAGGCAGCAGAACGATCCAAGCGCTCTTGGCCATAGTAAAAAACAACGACCCTTGGATAGGAATCCTGCAACGTTGCAGAATAGATCGTCATTATGCATAGAGAACCCCTACACTGCTGAAATATAGTCTTCAGGCAAGCTCTGGCGGCTGTGCAAAAAACCAGCTTTGCATTGCCAGCTGGGGTTCGGCTTGAGCCGAGAGGGAAAAGTACCGATGTGGGGCTGGAGGCCCTGATGCCTCGGCTTTTTCATCCGGAGGCAGCCCGGTGTTTTAAGTGGAGACGCACTCCGGACGGACCGGCCGGggcggagagggagggagggaaagCTTCGGGGTACGGAGGAGAAAACCTAATCTGGGTGTGCCAAATGCACAATGAATCCTTTAAACAAGGCTGTGgaagatttttttttttttgctggGAATGATTGGTACTATGCGGGTAAGGGTATATCCTGTTGGGTGAAATGGCAAATACGAGGACGAGATGCTCGTATTGGAGGGACCATTACGCACGTTGACTGCACAATTCGCCTGGCAGCAAGGAAAACCATACGGCATTGACCATGGGAAATCTTGCTAGTCATTTTCCTTCACCGCAATCTATTGCACAtgtgaaagaagagaaaagagtcaTTTTGATACCCGATCGCGGATCCGCGGGTCTTCCCCGCATCCCATCACAAGCTTGGGAGGGGGGGGGAGGCTAGACTCAACCATAACCCACGCGCACACCAGGTCATGAGGGCCTCGACGAGTCCCGCAGGATATATCCCAGCTTAcaagtaattaattaccCCTCACTCCAGGCATATGAGCCGCGGTAGGGCAAAGTTAGCGTGGCTGGTGATGGAGTTGCTTTTCCTTGGATGGTGATCCTGGGGGAATGATGGGTACGGTCAAGATCAAGTGATGCCTTTGCTCTGCTTCTCATTATCTCGATGGGGTTTCTGGAGGGGGGCGGTGGATACAGCATGTGGAGGGGAGCATGTCACGGGCTAGCATGATAGCGTCAAGCTTGACTGTTGCGTTGCAACTCGTGCGTTCTCATCTGTTGAGTGAAATGCCTCTACGATCTAGAGGTGCAGTAGCGTATGGCGATGAAGCCAGCCAGACCGTTGCGGCGGTGCAACACTTTCATGCTCAGGGACTGAAGGCATCGCGGAGAATAGTAGCATCAGCAGTATGCGCAAGCGGCATCTCGTCGTCACCGACTCACGTGGCCTCCCTCGCCACAGGGAGCCCACTAGCCACATCCAGGACTGTTTCCGTTGCCATTGATGCTTGAGCCACGGATGCATTGCGCGGTGTGGTGCAGCCACATGATGTGGAGGTAGGGGTATTGACTTTAATGCAGATCAAGGCACCAGCCATTTGTCTCTGCTGCCTTGCAACGCTTATTTTGACAGCCATGCCCAGCCACAACCGACCAGCTCAAAGAGACCTTGCGTCTGCTTGCAGCTAAAAAACTTGCAGCGAGTCAGAGCCACGCGTCCGAGGGTTGGCATGCAGGCGTCAGGGATGGCGTGCGCCGGGTTAGGAAAGGCGGGGCTGGCCAATCAGAGCCTAGACTTGACAGAATCAGATGGGGATCTGAAGAGAGAGGGGGTGTGCTGCTGTCCTCTCGTTGATGGTGGAGGGAAAAAGAGGAAAGGTCGAGTCAAACGACGATGGAGATGCTACTGGCCTGTCGTGACTGGCTCAGGGGTCAGGGGTCAGGGGAATATCTCCTccatgggatggatggggctGCGCTGTCAGTGGTTGTCGTGATTCatgacaacaccaagatcAACGGCGGTGAGAATTTTTTATCGCCTCTTGGTGTGATGCCATGTTTTGGAAACAGTCGAGCTTTTCAAAAGTCACATTTCAGTAAATCATGTTAAAAAACTCAATCAGACCATGTTCTTGTGGTGAGGTATTCTCGGATGACCTTTGCAGGGTCGCTGGGATCGCCAATAGCCTTGAAGTAAATCGAACAGCCTTAACCGTCCCATCAGCTCACGGGTCGAGAATCGTGGCTCGTCCGTCCGAGGCTCCTCGGGACCAACCAGAGGGCGAGGAGTCTAGGCCGACCCTCTTTCTTTCGCTCTGCTGGCTGCCAAACCCGGAGTTAAAAAAGAGGCAATCCTTGCTCGCCCGGCCTGCATCTCAACGAGGGCGGCCCGCTTGAGGGATCCCAGCTTCGCGGGTCATTGGGCGTTGCCCAGGTCTAGCGCAAGGGTCCGGGCTGGCTATGGCACGCAGATTCCAGCCATTTTCGATCGCCCTCCCGGTCAATCAAGGTTTTCCTTGTATTCTGAGCTATATCACTTTCTTGGTTGCCCTTGGGAACCCGGTCAATAGCTTTCTCTCGCTATAATAGATGAATGCCATCTCTTGGCAGGCTATTGTGTCCCCCTCCCTTCGCTTGAGACGTCTTGTGCTTGGAGACCTGTGCTCTCCCCGCTCTGCATTCCTCGAACGGGCTGTTCCCGAGGGAGCTAGTGGCGTCTGCCGACGACGGAACTGGGTGTGCTGGCTGCATGGCGTCTTCtcttgtgtgtgtgttgtgCAGGGGTGGCTTTTTGTCCCTCGCCCCAGGAAAAGCAGGGGGGCGTACGTAGGGTTTCGGATGGGTTGGACGGGGCTATCTACGGGGCTATTGTCGAGACTGAGACAGGACGGGAGGTGTTTCTGTGTTGAGGAGCTCTCTCTCCTTCCGTCTTGCGATAGTCCGGATAGAAGAAGGGTGAAACGGCGTAGatcgtggaggagggctAAGGGGGTCtgatggtgtcgaggaggttggaGGCGGTGACAATCTGCAGGAGAAGGGCTTCAAATTCCACGCATCAGTAAGGGATGCGTTGTATCCAGCCGTTGTAGAGAACCTCGAGCCCTGCGAGACTCGACTGGACTCGACTATTGCGTCGCCTGTCTCTCTTGTCTGTCTGCATGAATGACCCAGAGAAAGAGGAAGCGGGAGGCCCTCTGACGGGTTCGCCGCCGGGCCCCGGATGTATGACCTGCAGGATCCATGAGCCAAGAGAGGACGTTTATAGGCCTGATTTGGTAACCAGATGTCGAGGCTCTTGGCAGGCTTGATCCCTTTCGATACGATACTTGCTCCACGGGCCATCCGATCAAGTTTGAGGGAAAACTCCACATACCCGTTCCCTGACCGTTCACACACGATGCAAACTCCAAATGTGTGGCTTTTTGGCCCTGAACCTTGCCATGATCTGATTTTTTTTCTGAGGCTGCACACTCTATCTACGAGAAACCTCGGTGGCTGCAATCGCCGAACGGGTTCGGACCTGGAGAGTGATATAAAGCACAGGCACCGGGGGGGGGATAAGGAATGTGACTCGGAGAGGGACGAACGACAAGCGAGCGCCCCCTCCAGTCCGCATCCGCTACAAAGTCTCGTCCCTGTTTTCTTTTGAACCCAAGGGCTCGGTTCTGGCGGGCGCCGAGGGGTTGAGGCTACCGCCAcaagggggggaggggggcttATGTTTAAGcgacgagatgatgagaaagGCTTCGGTGTTTGTGAAAGGCATGCGTAACAATGGTTTCCTTTGATCTAGAGTAATATCAACCCGGTGGTTGCATCTGCTGCTGACCTAAAACGTGGGCGCTGGTCTTTTATTGTGCAACCTAGAGAAAAGGTGTGGGCTGTCAACTAAAAAAGACGGGATGAGAAACCGCTGGCGTTTgtctccatcttggcttcGCTTCAGATGATGCGGTGTAACCACAAAAACAAGCAGGAGGCCGTCGGATTTTTTTAAAACCCCCTGAGAGGATGGATCATCGTTTGGTAATTTGTCGCAAGTCAGCTCTGGCTTGGCATAACCATGTAGAAACAACTTGAGAGTCATTTTTTAAAGAATGTTTGTTCATGTTGTACCGTAGGGTAGCTCATGAGGAACCTAAAAGAGTGCCCGATGATGATCACCCCATTGCCCTTTAAACATCTGATCTGCACTCTCCAGGGTACAGCAAAGAAAGGGTCTTGCCGACGATCACAGAGCCAGCCACGTATTGTCGGCCTCTAATGCAACCCCTGCGTGAAACGCGTGTCTGTAtctgtgtgtgtgtgtatgCGATCAACATGCAAGATGCAGCGTCGAGGGAGCCCGTCTTGTGCGAGGGCTTCAGGCGAGCGAGCAGTACGTCTGTGCTTTGATGAATTGTGCACCAGTAAGAAAGGGACAGGGTAGCCCAAAGCGAACCTGACGGCCCATGAAACGGGCATCGTTGTTTATGCTCAATGCGCATGGCTTTACAGATTGCTTCTTTTTTAGGCGTCGATGCCGCCCGCTCGTCCGTCCCCTTGTCTACATGATGGTCCAAGCGGGTGATCTGTGCTTCAAACGAGCAGCGCTTAAGAAATGGATTTGCGTTAGGTAGGTCGGAAACAAACTTGAGGGAGCATTCATGTTTGAAGTTTAATCCGGTTCCAAAGGATTCCGTTCTCCTGGATCCGCGACGCAGGGTCTTTTAGTTTCCAAGTTTGTCCGCAGATCAAAAAAAAGACGAGATGGATAAATTGATCAACAAGAAACAAAACTGGCAAGTGTCATCGCCTCCCAAGTCTTGAAAATTGGCCACCGAGGCGTCACGATTGGTCGTGAGAGGCTCTTGTATCAGACAGCGCGGTTTCAAAGCATGGATGACCAGCCAATCGAGCGGCACCTGCAAAAGACGGAGACGGATGGCAATGGCTGGCTGCAACGGGGGCCGCTCTGCTGGTGCGTTTGAGAATTGCCCAAGGCGTCGGCCACGAGCCAATTAGAGCACCCCATTagccctccatctcctccagctgctgtCAAACGCTCCCCCGAACCAGTCAAGCCGACAGCTGGGGTCTTGCTGTTTGATGGACATGGGCAGTATCGCATCTTGGTTGGCCATCGTCTTTTATCGCATCTCGTCCGTGGCCGCGGCTGGTTGGAGCAGACATGTTCAGGCTCATATCCAGGCTTCAGCTGTCGTTCCATTCGCAGCTGGCAAAAGGATATGAGGATCCAGCGTCCCCCAGAGCCAATGGATCCAGTCGACTCTCAAGTCCCTGCTGCGTAGGGCTTTTCGTTCAGTGTAGTATTAGCGGATCTGGGCGTAGTGTAGTATAGCTGACAAGGGGGGGATTAATTCTGGAGTAGAATGGGAATCTCATGCGAATAGTTGACGAGTATTAAGACGACGTCGTTTCATGACCTGTTTCTCCCCCCTTCTCATCATTCATCCCATCTCGACAATCCTCGTttccttttttccttctctttgctCTCTGGTCTGGACTGGAATTCTATTCTTGGGCCGTGTCTATATTTCTTTCCGAATTGTTTCAATTTTTTTCCCTCGTCCGTTGCCACGTTTCGACACATCCCGTATACCTCTGGCAGGTACCGCAGAACAATCAGACAAATCCGTCACCAGCCTTCTCTACGCTCTCCCTTTTGGAACAAAATAACGTGTTCATCAACGAGAACACGCCTTCTTGACGATTTCCACGTCTCAGTCATTTCGCTTTCTTTCTCCCTCGCGCTGTTCATCGACTCTTGGTGCCGGTCACCAAACCCGAAAAAGGCCAAAACCCTTTCAATACTATTGAGGGTGCCCTTCTCTTGTCTCTCCCTTTGTATGCAATCTCGAATTCCGATTTTGATCATTCACCCCCGCACTCCAAGGTTGAGCCAATTTGACCAAGAATCAATATTGCTTCCCTTGTCAAGCTGGTCTTGATTgaaagattttttttttgatTAAATATCCAGTCTTGTTCGCAGCTGTTTGACATTTGTTCTCATCTGCATTCAACCGAACAACACCAAAACACCAGCCTCACAagcatcaacaccagcctcACCCATCTATTTCAAATCatttcccctcccctcccatCCCATTCACTTTAACCACCATTCCGGTGCCTGTCTCTCCGTCAAAGATCTCAGCCTAACAAACGCCTCCCCCACAGCTCTGCTTCGGGCTTTGACAATCCATCAATCCTGCGAGCCAGTGCGCAAAGCTTAACGCAACAATCGAGAGCAGTAAAAGTCTAAAAAGCTTTTGTTGTTTTATTTCCCGCGCCAGACCTTTTCGTCTTTGGAAAGGTGCCTTTCACACATCCATTCCCCTCGCGCATCACCGACCCGTTGCGAGTAAAGCGCCAAGCCTCAAGGCCTCGACCACTGGCAAGAATCTGGACATCCCGAGAGAGATCGGATCGCGGGCATCAACTCTTTCAGTACCTGTACGGAAAAAGAAGGTGTACTACCCGTCGCTCTACTGGTTCTGGACTGGACTCGGCTTCACTCTGCGGGTAATTGATTAATTGTTTGGCATTCTAATCAAACAATTAATTCTTGCCCATTGTTCGCATCTCGCTACTTCCGCTTCTATTTTTTCTGATTCGGCTTCGCGGGCGCTTCGCGAAACCGAGCGAGACACCGGCCAAACCAGCGACCGAAACCGCCGACTTTGCCGCCAAAAGCAGAGACACTCTCATTTTGATCCTACCACCGCCGCATCTGCAACGCAGTGCAAAGCAAGGCAGGAACAAGGATACTGGAACATCCATCTAACCCCGGCGACAACCAAGCCACCGACATAGACGCCGTCTGTCTGGTGCTTTTGCCACTCTCTACTCTCCTCTCTCGTGGCCTCTGGCTTttgcttccttctctttgacTGCACCCAGTCACGACCCGTCAAATCGGCCAGACCGCCGACCAGACCCTCCCCAAGCCCTACAGACCCTACAGACCCAGCTCTTGGCTTGCCCTGGCCCATCCCGTCGACCTGACCTAAGGACGGCCTTTTCCAGACTCGACCCCTGCGCTGCTGGTGACCCCTGTCAGCCTCCCCACCCCCTGTCCTCCACTGTTCCACACCCCCTTCACTGCGCCGCCATCCACACGCACGCCCCGGACACTCCCCCTCCACCCCAAAACGTCACTTGTTACGAAGCCAGAAACGCCCCAACCCTCACATGAGCCATCTGTCTCTTGCTGGTTGATATATCAAGCCTCACGCATCCTTCACCCCTGGCACTTTTCTTCTTGTGCCTCAGTCACTGATACCCATCATCTGCTCTTCTGTCTCTTTTGGATTAAAGGCCATCCAATCCTTTCTTGGGCCTAATCCTCTTGATACCCTCTACCTCTACACCCTCCATCCCCACCTTTCCTCTACTCACTCACTTACACGCGGGCCCTTCCCGTGTATAATACTcgaccacctcctcctctctcctcaACCCACACAACCACATACAACATGgactcttcatcaacacGGTACCTCACcatggaggagctcaacaagaTTGCCCTCGAGCAGTTTGTCTACCAACCTGTGGGTCGCGACATGATCGCCTATCTTGCCGAAGCCGCCCACCACGTCATTGCTTGCGACTCGACCCTCATGCCTCCCGCTCCCGTCGACCCCCGACATAACCTCCCGACTCCTCCCCGGAGCCCCGAGCCCCGGACCGTTCGATCCGAAGATGGTGGCCTTCCTACTCTTGAGGAGTTCATCACTCAGCTCGTCGTCTCTTCCAACGTCCAGGTCCCCACTCTCATGTCGACCCTCGTCTACCTTGGCCGCCTCAAGTCCAAGCTTCAGCCCATGGCCCGCGGCCTGCGATGTACCGCCCACCGAATCTTCCTCGCTgctctcatcctcgccgccaagTACCTCAACGACAGCTCGCCCAAGAACAAGCACTGGGCCAACTACAGCCACATCACCACTGACTGCTACAACTTTGGCTTCAGCCGCACCGAGGTCAACCTCATGGAGAAGcagcttctcttccttctcgagTGGGACCTGCGAATTACTGAGGAGGACCTCTACCGCGACCTCGACGACTTCCTCGAGCCCCTCCGCCACAAGATCGCCGAGCGACACGCCCGCAAGATGCGACATCGCGAGGAGAAGCGACGCCAGAAGGAGCTCTCTGCTGCCTGCGCCCGATACCCcagccctccttcttctcgaggccaCTCCCGATCTCGCGGTGCTACTCCCGAGCAGCACATTCGCAACATGAGCGGGTCCATCTCTCCTCCTGGCCTCAGCTACAGCAGCTCTACCAGCTCCTACGCCTCCTCGGTCTCCTCTGGACGCGCTGCCTACTCGCAGGCTACAACCCCTCTCGAGCCTTCGGAGCCTGAGCCCTACTACTACTACGAGTCGCAGCAGGGCAGCCTCTACGACTCGCCTGTCCAGATCGTCCCCGATGTCGACTACCCCAAGGCCCACATGGCCAGCAGCCGCATGCTTCCCTACGAGATCACTGCCGACGAGTACCACCAGCAGTACCAGATGCAAGACGCCGcctccaagaagcagcagcagcagcgtccCAAGCGAGGCATGTGGGGTCGTCTCCTCGGTGGCAGCGTCGCTGTGCGATGAACCATCTGACTAGACCTGACCTGTTCGACATTCATAACTTAATGCATACTCCTGGCGTTCACGGGATCAGTTTTTCGGCATGACGACACATTTCCGCattgaaaaagaagaagcttggcATGGCGTCGGTTTGCTTTTCCACATCTGCTTTTTTAGAAAACCAGATACACCACGGGATTGATGACTCTTCGGCACTCATCTCCCCGGCAGTTTTTCTTTGTTTCGCCGACTCTACTTGTTTTTATTATTGTTTTGGTGTTCAGCTACAGGCGTTGTTGGGATTCACATCAATCGATCGAGACGGCAGCCCCCCTGGTGATCGGGGGGCGTGTGCATTACAGGGGGAGTATTTGGCATTGGCAGGATTTGGACTTTTGGCATCCGATCACAAGTGTTATTTGACGGCCGCTTTGGTATCACGCTCCATGGGTGGTGGCATGTAGGATGGGAATGGGTTATACACTGCCACGTTTCAACAGGTTTGGGCTGTGGAGTTAATCATTGGGAATCAACCAGACAGACACTGGGCGGTGCAGTTAGATTACATTACCGTCACTGATCCAATACAAAGAGAGGACTAGAGCCTCGATGAACTACAAACAatgcctcctcttctgccttgTGTGTGACCCGCAATCGTTAATCAATTAGATTTTGACTCTTGTGAATCAATTCACAGACAAGGTCAGCCTTCCTCACTGCCTGGCGGTCTGCCTTCATGACTGACtgttggctgttggttgttgggTTGCCATGGATGCGAGATCTAAGCCCATGTGATCTGCCTTTTCCCCTTTCAGCCAATTGCCAAATTTGGTAGGCTGACCTTTGGACCCTTGAGGGACCCGCTATTTAAGGCAGCCCCACGACCAATCAACGATGAGTCAGCGGCGCCGTTAACGGCCAGGGGGGGTTGCCCGCCGCCCGTGTTCGGACAGGTCAGAGCCCGACGGTGTACCTACGCTACGCTACGCAGTAAGCAGAATGAGGCTTGAATTGGAATTAACCCGCGCCGTCGGGAAAACAGGGAatagaagaaaaaaagagtcATGGTGATTCGAAAATAATATCTACAAAAGGACAAATAATCAATTCTGCGCGAGAAGGGGGCGAAGATTGCGGAACCTGCGGGTACGGGATAACGTGTACGGGTTGCGTATTGCGTGGCGTATTTACTTTGCGATCTTGTTTAGAGAATACGGGATGTGGAGGGTGGGTAACATCCAACAACAAAGTGTCGATAGAAAGAAAGGTGGTTCCATCTATTTGATACGAGTTCTTGGGCATGAACTAGGTGTGTTTCGTTTCGCGTTTCGATAGTCTTTTTTTAGAAGCATGAAAAGAATCATTTTAGCTACTGTACTTTGTAATCAGGTTATTTACAATTGTATGATCTTCTAGCATGATTAAAATGGGCAAGTATTGTCGAATGGTTTGTTTATGCCTGGCGTGAGGGGGAAAATGCGAAAAAAGCAGGCGTGGTGGCTGTGAACTAAACTTGGGTCAGTCGTGCATTTTTTCGCTGATGATGCAGGCGGATCTCTCGGGCGATGGATCATGGGCTTACTTGACCTTCTCACTGGTGAAATGATGCGCTCGGGACCGAAGGAAGGATTGAGGCTGGGCATCACGCTTGAAGGGGGGTGTGTATACACGGCAAACATCTTTGCTGTCGTTGGCGATTGCGAGATTTCAGCTATTGGCTGTATCGGGATATATCTTGGTGACTGCATGGCATTTCTTCAACGGTCGTATCACGCACGCATCTTGGAGAAACAACAGTAAGCTGTGCATCTTGATTGACAGGGGAATGCCCCGGGGTATCTATCTCTTCTTTGGGGGCCGGATTATTCAATTACAATTAAGGGCTTATTACACTAGAAAATGCCTGCTGCatgcatcatcgtcatcgctcactcatcaacttcaacctcccGATGCCGAAATCCAACCCCTGGAATCCCCGTCCGAAGACTCAGACTGCTCAACACAACGCTGATGCTTGACAGGGCCATCGCCAGCGCCGCCCACACCGGGTCCAACTTAATGTGACTCCCGTCCCCCGTCGTGATGGGGTACAGGCAGCCGGCGGCGACGGGCACCGCAATCATGTTGTACACGACGGCCCAGGCGAAGTTGACGCGGATACGTCGGAACACGGCAcggctgaggttgagaagcgtgacgacggcggcgagaTGAGACGTTGCGAGCACAAAGGCGGCGCTGCTGATGGCCACGTCGCTGCCGGACCCGATGGCGATGCCCACGTCGGCAGTTGTGAGCGCGGGGGAGTCGTTGATGCCGTCGCCCACCATGGCGATCATGGCCCGCCGCGTCGTCGAGCCGCGTGCGTGGAGAGAGGCTTGGAGCGACGCTATCTTGGCCGCCTTGTCTGACGGGAGCACCTCTGCGAACACGTTGGAGGCTGGGATCCCTACGCGCTGCGCCACCGCGCGGGCGGTAGTTGCGTTGTCACCGGAGAGCATCCAGACTTGGGTTCCGCGCGCCGTCAGGGCCCGGATCACCGCGACGGCTTCACGACGGATCGGGTCGGAGATGGAGAGCGCCGCGACGAGGGTCCAGGTGTCACCGGCCGAGGGCTTGGTGGCGACCAGGGCGACAGACTTGGCCTCGGTCTTCCAGGTCTGGAGGAGCGAAGAAACACGACCCGAGATAACCACGGAGAAATCTTGCATGAGAAGCTCGTTCCCGACGATAATGTCACATTGCTGGTTGCCGGTGCCTTTGTACAAGGCCTTCATGCCCCTTCCAGGCAACTCCTCCAGGCCTTCAACATCAGCAGCCTTGGTATCAGCTCCGCAGAACGAaacgatggccttggcaatTGGATGGCTGCTGCtctcctcgacggccttgagAGCCGACATCAGAGCTCCTCGTTCCTTCTCGTCGGCCGAACCATCCGGGAAGACGGCAGCGTCGGTGATCTGTGGCTCTCCCCCCTCAGTGAGGGTACCCGTCTTATCAAACACGACGCAATCAATCTTGCTCGCCTTCTCAAAtgcctcaccaccacctttgGCAAGGATGCCGTGCTTAGCCGCGATTCCGCCGCCTACAAAGATGGCTGTCGGAGCTGCCAGGGCCAGTCCACAGGGGCaagcgacgacgaagacggcgatggcgaaTTGGAGGGCAAAGACAACCCAGCCGCCTGACGATTCTGCCTTGTGATCTGGGACGGCATTCGAGAAACCGACAACCATCCAGACAACCCAGGTGAGGATGGCAACCAGCGTAATGAGGGGAACAAAGTAAGTGGTCAGGAGGTCGGCAATCTGCTCGATGGGAGCTCGCTTGGTTTGGCCTT
This window of the Fusarium keratoplasticum isolate Fu6.1 chromosome 3, whole genome shotgun sequence genome carries:
- a CDS encoding Cyclin N-terminal domain-containing protein is translated as MDSSSTRYLTMEELNKIALEQFVYQPVGRDMIAYLAEAAHHVIACDSTLMPPAPVDPRHNLPTPPRSPEPRTVRSEDGGLPTLEEFITQLVVSSNVQVPTLMSTLVYLGRLKSKLQPMARGLRCTAHRIFLAALILAAKYLNDSSPKNKHWANYSHITTDCYNFGFSRTEVNLMEKQLLFLLEWDLRITEEDLYRDLDDFLEPLRHKIAERHARKMRHREEKRRQKELSAACARYPSPPSSRGHSRSRGATPEQHIRNMSGSISPPGLSYSSSTSSYASSVSSGRAAYSQATTPLEPSEPEPYYYYESQQGSLYDSPVQIVPDVDYPKAHMASSRMLPYEITADEYHQQYQMQDAASKKQQQQRPKRGMWGRLLGGSVAVR